From a single Silene latifolia isolate original U9 population chromosome 6, ASM4854445v1, whole genome shotgun sequence genomic region:
- the LOC141586442 gene encoding uncharacterized protein LOC141586442 isoform X2, whose amino-acid sequence MEQYVKVEKPKVETPIDENEIRITSQGRMRSYITYAMTLLQEKNANEIVFKAMGRAINKTVTIVELIKRRIVGLHQVTSIGSTDITDTWEPLEEGLLPLETTRHVSMITIILSKNDLDTSAVGYQPPLPADQVKPSNDYDYEGEGSPNARGRGRGGRGRGGRGRGRGRGRGPTGNGFASVEYEDGGWPQNRGYPRGRGRGRGRSFRGRGRGGYGYNGPMDDNQQFDGGYNRGPPGQGGRGRGVYGYNGPMDDNQPFDGGYNRDFPGQGERGRGRGRGGRGRGGRGGRSNGPVQAIAGDA is encoded by the exons ATGGAGCAATACGTGAAGGTAGAGAAGCCAAAGGTGGAGACACCGATTGATGAAAACGAGATTAGGATTACTAGTCAAGGTCGTATGCGTAGTTACATCACTTACGCCATGACTCTTCTTCAG GAGAAAAATGCCAATGAAATTGTGTTCAAGGCAATGGGTAGAGCAATCAATAAGACTGTGACAATCGTGGAATTGATTAAG CGACGAATTGTTGGTCTGCACCAGGTCACATCAATTGGCTCCACTGATATCACTGACACTTGGGAGCCACTTGAAGAAGGTCTTCTTCC CCTGGAAACTACTCGGCATGTTTCAATGATCACAATAATCCTCTCAAAGAATGATTTGGATACATCTGCTGTTGG GTATCAGCCACCATTACCAGCCGATCAAGTGAAACCATCTAATGATTACGACTATGAAGGag AAGGCTCTCCAAATGCTCGAGGTAGGGGTCGTGGTGGTAGAGGACGTGGtggaaggggaaggggaaggggaaggggcCGAGGTCCAACAG GAAATGGATTTGCGTCTGTTGAGTACGAGGATGGGGGCTGGCCACAGAACAGGGGTTACCCCCGTGGTAGGGGGCGCGGTAGAGGTCGTAGCTTTCGCGGCCGTGGAAGGGGAGGGTATGGCTACAATGGTCCTATGGATGACAACCAACAATTTGATGGAGGCTACAACCGGGGCCCTCCCGGCCAAGGAGGCCGTGGGAGGGGAGTGTATGGCTACAATGGTCCTATGGATGACAACCAGCCTTTTGATGGAGGCTACAACCGAGACTTTCCCGGCCAAGGTGAGCGTG GTCGCGGCCGTGGTAGGGGTGGTCGTGGAAGAGGTGGCCGTGGTGGACGCTCAAATGGCCCTGTCCAGGCTATTGCTGGAGATGCTTAG
- the LOC141586441 gene encoding putative 26S proteasome non-ATPase regulatory subunit 3, which yields MTQDVEMTQAVQSNSLSSADPPTFKHLKEIAALLETGSHNKESRRIARAIRLTFTVRHKLTAHVLSLFLDHALVQGSDALVKLTGFLPKGSDQEMEVDSATSTIQMSGKSSLPELEIFCYLIVLLFLIDQKMYNEAKNCASASIARVKSMKRRVADVLASKLYSYYSLSYELTGDLAEIRGELLALHRLATLHHDELGQETLLNLLLRNYLHYNLYDQAEKLRSKAPSFGAHSNQQHCRYLFYVGKIQTIQLEYTDAKESLLQAARKAPVSACGFRIQCNKWAVIVRLLLGEIPERTIFMQKGMENALRPYFELTNAVRIGDLGLFKQVTVKFSSTFEKDRTHNLIVRLRHNVIRTGLRNISISYSRISLADVAKKLRLDTPNPIADAESIVAKAIRDGAIDAALDHANGYMLSKETGDIYSTTEPQSAFDSRIAFCLNMHNEAVRALRYPPNSHKEKESAEKRRERQQQEQELAKHIAEEEDDDF from the exons ATGACGCAAGATGTGGAGATGACGCAAGCAGTTCAATCTAATTCTCTCTCATCAGCTGATCCTCCTACTTTCAAGC ATTTGAAGGAGATTGCGGCATTGTTGGAGACTGGATCGCACAACAAGGAATCTAGGCGAATCGCTCGTGCTATTCGACTCACTTTCACTGTTCGTCACAAACTAACGGCTCATGTGCTGTCGTTGTTCCTTGATCATGCTCTTGTTCAGGGTTCCGATGCGCTTGTAAAGCTTACTGGCTTTCTGCCAAAG GGAAGTGATCAGGAAATGGAAGTTGACAGTGCAACGTCTACCATTCAAATGTCAGGGAAGAGCTCTCTGCCGGAGTTGGAGATCTTCTGTTACTTGATAGTGTTGCTGTTTCTGATTGATCAGAAGATGTACAATgag GCTAAAAATTGTGCATCCGCCAGCATTGCACGTGTGAAGTCAATGAAAAGACGTGTTGCAGATGTTTTGGCTTCGAAATTGTATTCCTATTATTCATTGAGTTATGAGCTTACGGGTGATCTTGCTGAAATTCGTGG TGAACTCCTTGCCTTGCATCGTCTGGCAACCTTGCACCATGATGAACTTGGTCAG GAAACACTGTTGAACCTGCTGCTTCGCAATTACTTGCACTACAATTTGTATGATCAGGCCGAGAAGCTGAGATCCAAGGCACCTAGTTTTGGGGCCCATTCCAATCAACAG CATTGTCGGTATCTCTTCTATGTTGGAAAGATCCAGACTATTCAGTTGGAATACACAGATGCCAAAGAGAGCTTGCTTCAAGCTGCTAGGAAAGCCCCTGTTTCAGCTTGTGGCTTCAGGATTCAGTGCAACAAATGGGCTGTTATTGTACGATTACTCTTGGGGGAGATTCCTGAGAGGACAATTTTTATGCAGAAAGGCATGGAGAATGCTTTGCGTCCATACTTTGAGCTTACTAAC GCTGTCAGGATTGGTGATTTGGGGTTGTTCAAGCAAGTTACAGTGAAATTCTCTTCGACTTTTGAGAAAGACAGGACCCACAATTTGATTGTTCGATTGAGGCACAATGTTATTAGGACCGGGTTAAGAAACATCAGCATTTCATACTCTCGTATCTCTCTTGCTGATGTGGCAAAGAAACTGAGATTGGATACCCCCAATCCCATTGCTGATGCGGAGAGCATTGTGGCCAAGGCGATTCGTGATGGAGCCATTGATGCTGCTTTGGACCATGCAAACGGGTACATGCTATCAAAGGAGACTGGTGATATCTATTCTACGACTGAGCCTCAATCTGCCTTCGATTCCAGAATTGCTTTCTGCCTCAACATGCACAATGAAGCTGTCCGGGCCCTACGGTACCCACCCAACTCCCACAAAGAGAAGGAAAGCGCCGAGAAGAGGAGGGAAAGACAACAACAGGAGCAGGAATTGGCTAAGCACATTGCCGAGGAGGAGGATGACGATTTTTGA
- the LOC141586442 gene encoding uncharacterized protein LOC141586442 isoform X1 produces the protein MEQYVKVEKPKVETPIDENEIRITSQGRMRSYITYAMTLLQEKNANEIVFKAMGRAINKTVTIVELIKRRIVGLHQVTSIGSTDITDTWEPLEEGLLPLETTRHVSMITIILSKNDLDTSAVGYQPPLPADQVKPSNDYDYEGAEGSPNARGRGRGGRGRGGRGRGRGRGRGPTGNGFASVEYEDGGWPQNRGYPRGRGRGRGRSFRGRGRGGYGYNGPMDDNQQFDGGYNRGPPGQGGRGRGVYGYNGPMDDNQPFDGGYNRDFPGQGERGRGRGRGGRGRGGRGGRSNGPVQAIAGDA, from the exons ATGGAGCAATACGTGAAGGTAGAGAAGCCAAAGGTGGAGACACCGATTGATGAAAACGAGATTAGGATTACTAGTCAAGGTCGTATGCGTAGTTACATCACTTACGCCATGACTCTTCTTCAG GAGAAAAATGCCAATGAAATTGTGTTCAAGGCAATGGGTAGAGCAATCAATAAGACTGTGACAATCGTGGAATTGATTAAG CGACGAATTGTTGGTCTGCACCAGGTCACATCAATTGGCTCCACTGATATCACTGACACTTGGGAGCCACTTGAAGAAGGTCTTCTTCC CCTGGAAACTACTCGGCATGTTTCAATGATCACAATAATCCTCTCAAAGAATGATTTGGATACATCTGCTGTTGG GTATCAGCCACCATTACCAGCCGATCAAGTGAAACCATCTAATGATTACGACTATGAAGGag CAGAAGGCTCTCCAAATGCTCGAGGTAGGGGTCGTGGTGGTAGAGGACGTGGtggaaggggaaggggaaggggaaggggcCGAGGTCCAACAG GAAATGGATTTGCGTCTGTTGAGTACGAGGATGGGGGCTGGCCACAGAACAGGGGTTACCCCCGTGGTAGGGGGCGCGGTAGAGGTCGTAGCTTTCGCGGCCGTGGAAGGGGAGGGTATGGCTACAATGGTCCTATGGATGACAACCAACAATTTGATGGAGGCTACAACCGGGGCCCTCCCGGCCAAGGAGGCCGTGGGAGGGGAGTGTATGGCTACAATGGTCCTATGGATGACAACCAGCCTTTTGATGGAGGCTACAACCGAGACTTTCCCGGCCAAGGTGAGCGTG GTCGCGGCCGTGGTAGGGGTGGTCGTGGAAGAGGTGGCCGTGGTGGACGCTCAAATGGCCCTGTCCAGGCTATTGCTGGAGATGCTTAG